One region of Danio rerio strain Tuebingen ecotype United States chromosome 5, GRCz12tu, whole genome shotgun sequence genomic DNA includes:
- the rps6ka3a gene encoding ribosomal protein S6 kinase alpha-1 (The RefSeq protein has 1 substitution compared to this genomic sequence), translating to MPLAQCADPWQKLPMGHLENEDDSMIEDDSLVHDEGSVKEISITHHVKEGSEKADPRQFELRKVLGQGSFGKVFLVKKISGPDAGQLYAMKVLKKATLKVRDRVRTKMERDILVEVNHPFIVKLHYAFQTEGKLYLILDFLRGGDLFTRLSKEVMFTEEDVKFYLAELALALDHLHGLGIIYRDLKPENILLDDDGHIELTDFGLSKESIDHENKAYSFCGTVEYMAPEVVNRRGHTQSADWWSYGVLMFEMLTGALPFQGKDRKETMTMILKAKLGMPQFLSPEAQSLLRNLFKRNPGNRLGAGPDGVEGIKRHSFFTRIDWNKLFRKEVPPPFKPAIKKPDDTFYFDSEFTAKTPRDSPGVPPSANAHQLFRGFSFVATGVEEESQSPIQSNINMSSILQSHRSTLQFTDAYEVKEDIGVGSYSVCKRCVQKSTGMDYAVKIIKKERRDPTEEVEILLRYGQHPNIITLKDVFDDGRSVYLVTELMKGGELLDKILRQKFFSEREASAVLYTITKTVEYLHAQGVVHRDLKPSNILYVDESGNPESIRICDFGFAKQLRAENGLLMTPCYTANFVAPEVLKKQGYDAACDIWSLGVLLYTMLTGFTPFANGPEDTPEEILARIGSGKFSLTGGYWNSVSHDAKDLVSKMLHVDPHKRLTAAQVLRHPWIINKDQLPKYQLNRQDAPHLVKGAMAATYSALNRNVSPVLDPVGCSTLAQRRGLKKLTSTAL from the exons GATGACTCCATGATTGAGGATGATTCTCTTGTTCAC GATGAGGGCTCGGTGAAGGAAATCAGCATCACTCATCATGTCAAAGAGGGCTCAGAGAAAGCAGACCCACGGCAGTTTGAGCTCCGCAAAGTGCTGGGTCAGGGCTCGTTTGGCAAG GTGTTCCTTGTCAAGAAGATCTCTGGGCCTGATGCAGGACAACTCTACGCTATGAAAGTGCTAAAGAAAGCTACGTTGAAAG TGCGAGATCGAGTGCGTACAAAAATGGAGAGGGACATTCTTGTTGAGGTCAACCACCCATTTATTGTTAAACTGCACTATG CATTTCAGACAGAAGGTAAACTCTATCTGATACTGGACTTCCTCAGAGGAGGAGATCTCTTCACTCGGCTGTCTAAAGAG GTGATGTTTACAGAGGAGGATGTTAAGTTTTACCTAGCAGAGCTGGCTCTGGCACTAGACCATTTACATGGACTGGGAATCATCTACAGAGATCTCAAACCAGAAAA TATTCTCTTGGATGATGATGGACACATCAAACTTACAG ATTTTGGTTTGAGTAAGGAGTCCATTGACCATGAGAACAAGGCATATTCGTTTTGTGGTACGGTGGAATATATGGCTCCAGAAGTTGTCAACCGCAGAGGTCACACCCAGAGTGCCGACTGGTGGTCTTATGGTGTGCTAATG TTTGAAATGCTAACTGGAGCACTTCCATTCCAAGGGAAAGACCGAAAGGAGACCATGACAATGATCTTAAA GGCGAAGCTAGGCATGCCTCAGTTCCTCAGCCCTGAAGCCCAGTCTCTGCTCCGCAATCTGTTCAAGAGGAATCCTGGCAATCGCTTGG GAGCTGGACCTGATGGAGTAGAAGGAATCAAAAGGCATTCTTTCTTTACCAGAATTGACTGGAAT AAATTATTCAGAAAAGAAGTGCCTCCACCCTTCAAGCCAGCTATCAAGAAGCCAGACGACACTTTCTACTTCGACTCCGAATTCACTGCCAAAACCCCACGAG ACTCTCCTGGTGTCCCTCCAAGTGCCAATGCCCATCAGCTCTTTAGAGGATTTAGTTTTGTTGCTACTGGAGTAGAAGAGGAGAGCCAGTCACCCATTCAGAGCAACATCAACATGAGCAGCATACTCCAG TCCCACCGGAGCACGCTTCAGTTCACAGATGCATATGAAGTTAAAGAGGACATCGGTGTGGGCTCCTATTCCGTCTGCAAGCGATGTGTGCAAAAGAGCACAGGAATGGACTATGCTGTTAAG ATCATTAAAAAGGAGAGAAGAGATCCAACAGAGGAGGTTGAGATCCTGCTGCGGTACGGACAACATCCCAACATCATCACCCTGAAGGAC GTCTTTGATGATGGGCGATCAGTGTACCTGGTCACAGAGTTGATGAAAGGTGGAGAACTACTGGATAAAATCCTCCGACAAAAATTTTTCTCTGAGAGAGAAGCAAGCGCTGTCCTCTACACCATTACAAAGACTGTTGAATATCTGCACGCCCAAGGG GTAGTACACAGAGACCTAAAGCCCAGCAATATACTGTATGTGGATGAATCTGGAAACCCCGAATCAATCAGGATCTGTGATTTTGGTTTTGCTAAACAACTCAGGGCAGAAAATGGACTGCTGATGACACCATGCTACACTGCTAACTTTGTTGCTCCAGAG GTCTTGAAAAAGCAAGGCTATGATGCAGCTTGTGATATCTGGAGTCTCGGAGTTCTTCTTTACACCATGCTCACCGG GTTCACTCCATTTGCAAATGGTCCAGAAGACACACCGGAGGAGATTCTGGCTCGCATTGGCAGTGGCAAATTCTCATTGACTGGTGGATACTGGAATTCTGTATCACATGATGCAAAG GACCTTGTATCAAAGATGCTGCATGTTGACCCTCATAAAAGATTAACGGCAGCTCAAGTACTTCGCCATCCATGGATAATCAACAAGGACCAGTTACCCAAATACCAACTCAATCGACAGGATGCTCCTCACCTAGTGAAG GGAGCAATGGCAGCCACTTATTCAGCCCTGAACAGAAATGTTTCTCCTGTCTTGGATCCGGTGGGCTGCTCCACACTGGCTCAGCGTCGTGGTCTCAAAAAGCTGACCTCCACTGCACTGTGA
- the rps6ka3a gene encoding ribosomal protein S6 kinase alpha-1 isoform X2 yields MKVLKKATLKVRDRVRTKMERDILVEVNHPFIVKLHYAFQTEGKLYLILDFLRGGDLFTRLSKEVMFTEEDVKFYLAELALALDHLHGLGIIYRDLKPENILLDDDGHIKLTDFGLSKESIDHENKAYSFCGTVEYMAPEVVNRRGHTQSADWWSYGVLMFEMLTGALPFQGKDRKETMTMILKAKLGMPQFLSPEAQSLLRNLFKRNPGNRLGAGPDGVEGIKRHSFFTRIDWNKLFRKEVPPPFKPAIKKPDDTFYFDSEFTAKTPRDSPGVPPSANAHQLFRGFSFVATGVEEESQSPIQSNINMSSILQQSHRSTLQFTDAYEVKEDIGVGSYSVCKRCVQKSTGMDYAVKIIKKERRDPTEEVEILLRYGQHPNIITLKDVFDDGRSVYLVTELMKGGELLDKILRQKFFSEREASAVLYTITKTVEYLHAQGVVHRDLKPSNILYVDESGNPESIRICDFGFAKQLRAENGLLMTPCYTANFVAPEVLKKQGYDAACDIWSLGVLLYTMLTGFTPFANGPEDTPEEILARIGSGKFSLTGGYWNSVSHDAKDLVSKMLHVDPHKRLTAAQVLRHPWIINKDQLPKYQLNRQDAPHLVKGAMAATYSALNRNVSPVLDPVGCSTLAQRRGLKKLTSTAL; encoded by the exons ATGAAAGTGCTAAAGAAAGCTACGTTGAAAG TGCGAGATCGAGTGCGTACAAAAATGGAGAGGGACATTCTTGTTGAGGTCAACCACCCATTTATTGTTAAACTGCACTATG CATTTCAGACAGAAGGTAAACTCTATCTGATACTGGACTTCCTCAGAGGAGGAGATCTCTTCACTCGGCTGTCTAAAGAG GTGATGTTTACAGAGGAGGATGTTAAGTTTTACCTAGCAGAGCTGGCTCTGGCACTAGACCATTTACATGGACTGGGAATCATCTACAGAGATCTCAAACCAGAAAA TATTCTCTTGGATGATGATGGACACATCAAACTTACAG ATTTTGGTTTGAGTAAGGAGTCCATTGACCATGAGAACAAGGCATATTCGTTTTGTGGTACGGTGGAATATATGGCTCCAGAAGTTGTCAACCGCAGAGGTCACACCCAGAGTGCCGACTGGTGGTCTTATGGTGTGCTAATG TTTGAAATGCTAACTGGAGCACTTCCATTCCAAGGGAAAGACCGAAAGGAGACCATGACAATGATCTTAAA GGCGAAGCTAGGCATGCCTCAGTTCCTCAGCCCTGAAGCCCAGTCTCTGCTCCGCAATCTGTTCAAGAGGAATCCTGGCAATCGCTTGG GAGCTGGACCTGATGGAGTAGAAGGAATCAAAAGGCATTCTTTCTTTACCAGAATTGACTGGAAT AAATTATTCAGAAAAGAAGTGCCTCCACCCTTCAAGCCAGCTATCAAGAAGCCAGACGACACTTTCTACTTCGACTCCGAATTCACTGCCAAAACCCCACGAG ACTCTCCTGGTGTCCCTCCAAGTGCCAATGCCCATCAGCTCTTTAGAGGATTTAGTTTTGTTGCTACTGGAGTAGAAGAGGAGAGCCAGTCACCCATTCAGAGCAACATCAACATGAGCAGCATACTCCAG CAGTCCCACCGGAGCACGCTTCAGTTCACAGATGCATATGAAGTTAAAGAGGACATCGGTGTGGGCTCCTATTCCGTCTGCAAGCGATGTGTGCAAAAGAGCACAGGAATGGACTATGCTGTTAAG ATCATTAAAAAGGAGAGAAGAGATCCAACAGAGGAGGTTGAGATCCTGCTGCGGTACGGACAACATCCCAACATCATCACCCTGAAGGAC GTCTTTGATGATGGGCGATCAGTGTACCTGGTCACAGAGTTGATGAAAGGTGGAGAACTACTGGATAAAATCCTCCGACAAAAATTTTTCTCTGAGAGAGAAGCAAGCGCTGTCCTCTACACCATTACAAAGACTGTTGAATATCTGCACGCCCAAGGG GTAGTACACAGAGACCTAAAGCCCAGCAATATACTGTATGTGGATGAATCTGGAAACCCCGAATCAATCAGGATCTGTGATTTTGGTTTTGCTAAACAACTCAGGGCAGAAAATGGACTGCTGATGACACCATGCTACACTGCTAACTTTGTTGCTCCAGAG GTCTTGAAAAAGCAAGGCTATGATGCAGCTTGTGATATCTGGAGTCTCGGAGTTCTTCTTTACACCATGCTCACCGG GTTCACTCCATTTGCAAATGGTCCAGAAGACACACCGGAGGAGATTCTGGCTCGCATTGGCAGTGGCAAATTCTCATTGACTGGTGGATACTGGAATTCTGTATCACATGATGCAAAG GACCTTGTATCAAAGATGCTGCATGTTGACCCTCATAAAAGATTAACGGCAGCTCAAGTACTTCGCCATCCATGGATAATCAACAAGGACCAGTTACCCAAATACCAACTCAATCGACAGGATGCTCCTCACCTAGTGAAG GGAGCAATGGCAGCCACTTATTCAGCCCTGAACAGAAATGTTTCTCCTGTCTTGGATCCGGTGGGCTGCTCCACACTGGCTCAGCGTCGTGGTCTCAAAAAGCTGACCTCCACTGCACTGTGA
- the rps6ka3a gene encoding ribosomal protein S6 kinase alpha-1 isoform X1: MPLAQCADPWQKLPMGHLENEDDSMIEDDSLVHDEGSVKEISITHHVKEGSEKADPRQFELRKVLGQGSFGKVFLVKKISGPDAGQLYAMKVLKKATLKVRDRVRTKMERDILVEVNHPFIVKLHYAFQTEGKLYLILDFLRGGDLFTRLSKEVMFTEEDVKFYLAELALALDHLHGLGIIYRDLKPENILLDDDGHIKLTDFGLSKESIDHENKAYSFCGTVEYMAPEVVNRRGHTQSADWWSYGVLMFEMLTGALPFQGKDRKETMTMILKAKLGMPQFLSPEAQSLLRNLFKRNPGNRLGAGPDGVEGIKRHSFFTRIDWNKLFRKEVPPPFKPAIKKPDDTFYFDSEFTAKTPRDSPGVPPSANAHQLFRGFSFVATGVEEESQSPIQSNINMSSILQQSHRSTLQFTDAYEVKEDIGVGSYSVCKRCVQKSTGMDYAVKIIKKERRDPTEEVEILLRYGQHPNIITLKDVFDDGRSVYLVTELMKGGELLDKILRQKFFSEREASAVLYTITKTVEYLHAQGVVHRDLKPSNILYVDESGNPESIRICDFGFAKQLRAENGLLMTPCYTANFVAPEVLKKQGYDAACDIWSLGVLLYTMLTGFTPFANGPEDTPEEILARIGSGKFSLTGGYWNSVSHDAKDLVSKMLHVDPHKRLTAAQVLRHPWIINKDQLPKYQLNRQDAPHLVKGAMAATYSALNRNVSPVLDPVGCSTLAQRRGLKKLTSTAL, encoded by the exons GATGACTCCATGATTGAGGATGATTCTCTTGTTCAC GATGAGGGCTCGGTGAAGGAAATCAGCATCACTCATCATGTCAAAGAGGGCTCAGAGAAAGCAGACCCACGGCAGTTTGAGCTCCGCAAAGTGCTGGGTCAGGGCTCGTTTGGCAAG GTGTTCCTTGTCAAGAAGATCTCTGGGCCTGATGCAGGACAACTCTACGCTATGAAAGTGCTAAAGAAAGCTACGTTGAAAG TGCGAGATCGAGTGCGTACAAAAATGGAGAGGGACATTCTTGTTGAGGTCAACCACCCATTTATTGTTAAACTGCACTATG CATTTCAGACAGAAGGTAAACTCTATCTGATACTGGACTTCCTCAGAGGAGGAGATCTCTTCACTCGGCTGTCTAAAGAG GTGATGTTTACAGAGGAGGATGTTAAGTTTTACCTAGCAGAGCTGGCTCTGGCACTAGACCATTTACATGGACTGGGAATCATCTACAGAGATCTCAAACCAGAAAA TATTCTCTTGGATGATGATGGACACATCAAACTTACAG ATTTTGGTTTGAGTAAGGAGTCCATTGACCATGAGAACAAGGCATATTCGTTTTGTGGTACGGTGGAATATATGGCTCCAGAAGTTGTCAACCGCAGAGGTCACACCCAGAGTGCCGACTGGTGGTCTTATGGTGTGCTAATG TTTGAAATGCTAACTGGAGCACTTCCATTCCAAGGGAAAGACCGAAAGGAGACCATGACAATGATCTTAAA GGCGAAGCTAGGCATGCCTCAGTTCCTCAGCCCTGAAGCCCAGTCTCTGCTCCGCAATCTGTTCAAGAGGAATCCTGGCAATCGCTTGG GAGCTGGACCTGATGGAGTAGAAGGAATCAAAAGGCATTCTTTCTTTACCAGAATTGACTGGAAT AAATTATTCAGAAAAGAAGTGCCTCCACCCTTCAAGCCAGCTATCAAGAAGCCAGACGACACTTTCTACTTCGACTCCGAATTCACTGCCAAAACCCCACGAG ACTCTCCTGGTGTCCCTCCAAGTGCCAATGCCCATCAGCTCTTTAGAGGATTTAGTTTTGTTGCTACTGGAGTAGAAGAGGAGAGCCAGTCACCCATTCAGAGCAACATCAACATGAGCAGCATACTCCAG CAGTCCCACCGGAGCACGCTTCAGTTCACAGATGCATATGAAGTTAAAGAGGACATCGGTGTGGGCTCCTATTCCGTCTGCAAGCGATGTGTGCAAAAGAGCACAGGAATGGACTATGCTGTTAAG ATCATTAAAAAGGAGAGAAGAGATCCAACAGAGGAGGTTGAGATCCTGCTGCGGTACGGACAACATCCCAACATCATCACCCTGAAGGAC GTCTTTGATGATGGGCGATCAGTGTACCTGGTCACAGAGTTGATGAAAGGTGGAGAACTACTGGATAAAATCCTCCGACAAAAATTTTTCTCTGAGAGAGAAGCAAGCGCTGTCCTCTACACCATTACAAAGACTGTTGAATATCTGCACGCCCAAGGG GTAGTACACAGAGACCTAAAGCCCAGCAATATACTGTATGTGGATGAATCTGGAAACCCCGAATCAATCAGGATCTGTGATTTTGGTTTTGCTAAACAACTCAGGGCAGAAAATGGACTGCTGATGACACCATGCTACACTGCTAACTTTGTTGCTCCAGAG GTCTTGAAAAAGCAAGGCTATGATGCAGCTTGTGATATCTGGAGTCTCGGAGTTCTTCTTTACACCATGCTCACCGG GTTCACTCCATTTGCAAATGGTCCAGAAGACACACCGGAGGAGATTCTGGCTCGCATTGGCAGTGGCAAATTCTCATTGACTGGTGGATACTGGAATTCTGTATCACATGATGCAAAG GACCTTGTATCAAAGATGCTGCATGTTGACCCTCATAAAAGATTAACGGCAGCTCAAGTACTTCGCCATCCATGGATAATCAACAAGGACCAGTTACCCAAATACCAACTCAATCGACAGGATGCTCCTCACCTAGTGAAG GGAGCAATGGCAGCCACTTATTCAGCCCTGAACAGAAATGTTTCTCCTGTCTTGGATCCGGTGGGCTGCTCCACACTGGCTCAGCGTCGTGGTCTCAAAAAGCTGACCTCCACTGCACTGTGA